The Dryocola sp. LX212 DNA segment GCCACGGAACTGACGAGGAAAGCCCGGAGTTCTCTGTATCGGGATATGGCTAAGGGCCGCGTATCATACAGGACAGAGGTTGATGGTGGGCGGGTGATGGATACCAGCGAACTGATCCGGGTGTACGGTGAGTTAAGACAAAGTGAGACTCACGGGCGGGACGAGTTGAGACTGCCGGATGAGACTGAAAAAACAGTGTCTGAGGCGCTGATCGCGGAGATAAAAGCCCTGCGGGAAGAGGTGGCGGGACTGCGGCAGGAAATGCAGGCCATGAGACTGCTGCAACATAAACCGGAGACGGCAGAAACACCGGCTGAAACGCCGCGCCGGTGGTGGCAATGGGGGAAGCACTGACGCACTGCGCTTGTCAAACCTGCTACGGCCAGCAATGAATTGCGCCCCCGTCACCGGTTAGCGGTTATGCAGCTGCTGGCGGAGTTGTCCGGTGGTCATGCCTGGACGTGTGCCAGCGCGGGCGGCAGACATTTTATTACGTATCTGTTTTTCATATTCAGCCTGTGCCAGTTCTTCACTGGTGGGACGCTGCAACAGTGCGGCCTTGCCCGGCCGTGTCCCTGTCATATTCCCCAAAACATCAGGTTCAGGGCATTTTTTATGGCCTCCGCCTCTTCGCTGACATCCGCCAGCGCCTCGCCGGTGACACTGGCCGGCACGCCGGACAACTCGGTGGTCATCACCCGGTAGTCTTTGCCGTTGACGCTGACCACCGGGAACAGCTGGCGGTTGACCTTCTGCGAGAAGTGACGGGACTCCAGCAGCGGGATCACCATGCGTCGCCCTGGTGTCTCGATAATGTCGCTCTGCACATCTACAAACAGCCGGTAATGGCTCTCACGCTTGTATTCATAGACCGTAAACTGCATGTCACCAGTTCCGGTTTTCGTCGGCAAAAGAGCCGTGCTGCGCGATGAAATTTGCGACTTCTTCCATGCCTTCCCTGTTCTCTGCTTTCCAGCGTTCGGCCTGTATGCGGCGGGCTTCCCGGCCGATAGCGTCATTAACCAGCCCGGAGATGTTCACGCCTGCGGCGTGTAGTGCCTGGTAGTGCTCTTTGTCTACGGTGACGCTGACTCTGTGTTTCATAGGTTCCCCTTGTCTGGATACTCTGAGTATATATCATTCGTATGCAGTGCTGGGAAAAAGCGACAAAACAGGGATTACGGTATCCGTTTTCCATCAAACCGCCCGCCATGCAGTTACGTGCATAGCCATTCACCCCTGCAAAATTCATCAGACACGTTTTGCGGCGTTTTCGCCGGTTAAGCTGTGGTTTTCGTCATCTTCGGGCTGAAATCGCCCTGAGCGAGTTTTGGCAGTGCTCACAACGGATGTTATGGTAAATCTGGCTCAGGTGAATCAGCCTGGCAACGCTTATCTCCTGGCGAACAACGTAATGTTCGGCATGTGCGGCAATAAGATTGAGGTATTTTCTCTCCGTTCGGTAATTTCCTAAAACCAAACACTTCTTCAATTTCATTAATGCTATGTGCTGTCACTACGCAGCAAGGGCACTCGGCGCTTATTTCATAAGGCATGAGCCTCTCCTCGTATTGTGTTAATAAGGCTTAAAAAGCCCCGGAGGGCTTTTAGATCACTCAGTGTTATCTGGAGTACGGTAAATCTGTAGCCAGTGTCGGCCAGCAA contains these protein-coding regions:
- a CDS encoding entry exclusion protein 1; this encodes MAWVTVRQATELTRKARSSLYRDMAKGRVSYRTEVDGGRVMDTSELIRVYGELRQSETHGRDELRLPDETEKTVSEALIAEIKALREEVAGLRQEMQAMRLLQHKPETAETPAETPRRWWQWGKH
- the ccdB gene encoding type II toxin-antitoxin system toxin CcdB; the encoded protein is MQFTVYEYKRESHYRLFVDVQSDIIETPGRRMVIPLLESRHFSQKVNRQLFPVVSVNGKDYRVMTTELSGVPASVTGEALADVSEEAEAIKNALNLMFWGI
- the ccdA gene encoding type II toxin-antitoxin system antitoxin CcdA, which codes for MKHRVSVTVDKEHYQALHAAGVNISGLVNDAIGREARRIQAERWKAENREGMEEVANFIAQHGSFADENRNW